The nucleotide sequence ATCGATCACTTTTTATCTCTTTTTATCCGCTGAGTTGATTTCACTTTCTGTTTCCTCTCTCGCTTGAGCGAAGGCGTACCGCTACGGACGAAGGTGGCAAAATTATGGATTAGCGATGCGATGTGCGCTATGACAGAATGCACTATGATGGACGAATCAGAGGGTGACGATTGGAAAATTACGaattttttaattagttaacaATTAACAGCTCTTCCACcggtttaattttaaaaaatacctCCAAATGATTATAAGCCAGATAAATTCATATTTTATGGATAACTTTAATTGTGGATTACATGGCTAAAATTGTGAATCAAAGTTACAACCACATTATTTATAGTGGTGGGTGGTGTGTCCGTCAATGGCTAGGGGTGTGTAGTGATTTCGTCGTGAGATATGTTGGTCTATTGGTCTCAAGGAAGTACTCATAAGGATATAGTCggtataggggtgagtgtgcacGTATACAAGTTTATGTTTCCCTTATAAACGTTAGAAAAACTTTATTATGGTAGGGCAAAATCACCATtactacttttttaaaaaaatagcatagATTTTCTTGTCAATGATGTGTATGGAAGTGATATGTGTAACTGAGCATGAGAGGTCATTTATAAAAGAGATATGTGCATATTGTAcaaacacatactccctccgctaATAAATAACCAACCTAGTACCAGATGCGATGCATCCTagtatgttcagattcgtagtactataatatatcacatccagtcctaaattcgttttttatgggacggagggagtacactttATCAATGACCATATTTTATCTCATGCACAATTACACATATCACTTTCGTACACATAATTGACAAACAAAtctatactttttttaaaaaaaatagtaatggtGATTTTGCCCTACCACAAATTTTCTActtttttctaagaaaaaatgATAGGTGAGGTCCACATATCAACCACCCGACcaactatatatttttgttaagaaaaaaatgatagTGTGAAACCAAAGGGGTCTATATGTGAGTAACGAATATATGCAGCAATTGGCAAATGATATATGTAGAAAATGATGTTAATAACGAGTTAATGGTAATGTTCTTCTATTAAAATCTATTAGCAACTCACGGGCAATAAAGAGAAAACATCATGTCCAAGTAATAGCTGGAATCAAGGTGCAGGCATCAGTATTTCAGCTGCCACATTATCTAGAAAATCTTCACCGGGATTGAGTGCAGCAGTGGTTCCACGTTCCATACTATGAACATATAGTCCCTTGTCCCCGGTCCTCGAAAAATAAATGCAGTTTTCCTCTAGACAAGCTTCTTTTGCGCTGACCGATGCTCCAAAGCACTTGGTGCTATTGACAAAAAATGCTCTATCACCAAGTGTGTACACCTTCACCCATGCTCTTCTTGGTATGTCCAGCTTGTAAACTTCAATCTCTGCTATTCTTTTAGGACATGTCATTGGAGGGTAAAAGAACAAGCTGAACAACTCCCCACTTGATTCTAACAAATAGAGTCTTGAAAAGTTGTACATTGGATTTTGTACCGCTTTAATAGGAATAATATCAAACTTTGGATTTGGGGAGAAGTCTAGTGTTATGACACTATCACCAAGCCCAGTGTAGAACTTACCCCCAACTACAGTGAGAAGGGCCATATATCCAATGACGCTACCACGATGACGATGAAACCTCCTAGACTGATACTCATGCTTAAACCATTGGGTTCCTCCGGGATAACAATACCAAATTACCGTGTCATTAAGGCTTAGGACGAGCACGACACAGTTTATATCGGTGGGCTTACACGATAGCAAGCACCTTGTATAATTCGTTCTGAGGAATCTGTCTTGATCGAAGGGCAAGCTAATTCTCTGAGATGTGAATGGGTTCCACAAGAATGTCTCATGCGAGTCTCGGTGTACCATGAGCAGCCAACCTTGTGGTGTTATCCAGTAAAAGTGATCTTTCAAATAATCCAGCTTGCTATTAGCTAGCAATTGTTTGCTAGATATGCTATAGAGGAGCAAAGTGTCATTTACCTCCTTACCCTCATCATTAGCagtatcatcatcattatcatTACTACTTGCATCGGTTTCATCATCATCAGTTTCCTCCATAGACTCTTCATCGTCACTTGCCTCAGTAAACTCATCTTCGTCGCTCACATCCTCGTCATCACCACTTTCTTCATTGTCCTGGTCGTCGTCGCTTTCCTCTAGAGACATATCATAGTTGTAATGAAACAATAACATCGGAGCTAATTTATGATCCAACGAAGTTGAATTTTCACTTTCGTTTATCCCGATCTGCATCGTGATTTAGCCAATACGTCGTACGTACTCCAgctacataaaaaaataaaagaattacTCAAATGATGATGCTGCACAAAGAGGCGGCTCGATAATTTCTAAACTCTTAGAACTATATGTGGAGATAGTAATTAAAAGGGACCCTATACATATCATGCGAAGCATAACTTGGATAGCAAAagcttataaatatatattcgaAAAAGAATAGTTCGTGTATGGGGGCTTATATATCTGAAAATAACCAGCAAAACATACAAGTCTccttaaaaaagagagagaaaaaaattaaggaaaaaaaatctaaagtaGCTTGATATACCGTCATcacataataatataataataattgctagtatagtaattaaattaattattctGTTGCAAAAAGAACATAATAACATTTGCTAGATACGAACCTCTTTGCGTGCGTTCCTTTAAATTGCCGATTAAACGGGCGCAGGCACTTAACCAGGCAGGCGCTGTTCGCCGCGTTTCTGTAAATTGCACGGCTCGACCGCTCAATCCCTCGATGTTCATCATATAAATACCCGCGACCGCGAGGCCGTGAATCCGCCTCGGATTTATTCCCGCGATCCATGCATGCGTCGTTTATGGTATCGGTATAGTATCCAGTGACCGAGTCCGACGCGAACACACGCAGGACCAGGCGCCGCACGATCGCAGCACGTACGTACCCTGCGTCAGCTTCAGGCCTTTCTTAAACGTGACGGCCTGGCCGTGCTGTGGCGGCGCCGGTACACGAATCAAACTGATCAAAGAAGAAGGTCGAGATCGATGGATCGAGAGCCCAACGCGATGGAGGAACGGGACTGGTCGTCTCTCCCGTCCGACGTGCTCGCCGTGATCCTGGAGCGCCTGCGGTGGTCGAGCCACCCGAGCTTCGCGTTGACGTGCCGGCACTGGCGCTCCGCCGTGTCGCCCTTCTACCCGGCGTGGATCACCCCGCTCCTGCTCAGCACCGCCCACGTCGGCGTCACGAATATTCGGTACTATAGCCCCTATTACCACAAGAACTTCGAGGTCGGCGGCAAAGAcggcgaccacgcgggcgcCAAGATTTGCTGTGCCGCTGGGCGACACCTCACGCTTGATTCGCCGAGCGCGGTACTCGATGTCGAGCTTGTGACTGGGAACATTAATAAGGttccacatatatataggggtaaTTTTGATTTTGTCATCTACGACGACAGGGCGCATAGAATATTCGGTATCGACGCGGTTCTCCCACTCAAGATTGGCTATGCCAACTGGAACAGCGATGATGGCGTGTGGGAGGACTGGACATTGATGGAGCTCGGCATCAATGGGCCACGACTACTACCGTCACCTGTCACCAACCCGGTTATCCATTGCGGCTTGATATACCTTCTAAACGATCAAGGAGGGTTGGTAATGTATGACCCATGCAAGCATGATGAAGGGTTTGAGTTTCTTGACAACCCCACGAGCTTCGGTTTCAAACACTACAATAGCTACCTGGTTGAGTCTGATCAGCATGAGCTGATGGCCGTCCTCCTTGGCCGACGCGGGACACTGAACCATGTCATCAAGCTTAACGAAAAGAAGATGGAGTGGGAGAAGGTGGAGAGTTTGCAAGGACGGACGTTGTTCACCGGCACACTCACATCGATGGTGAAGAAGACCAAGTTTAAGTGGATGGAGGATAGAGTGTTCCTCCCGGTGTTCTACAAATGGCCTGACACCATCCATGCTGACCTTATTTCTCGTGATGATGAATTAGCCTTTGTATAAAAAAATCATCGTCGTTTGACACGGGTAATCCCAATGTGGTGAATCACAATAATGGCGCATGTTGCGAAAAATGTGTAGACGTGTGGTCGTACAAATTGGGTCAACAAGAAGAACCCAGAGAAAATTGGGGAGCCGAGAGGGTGGACTACGGTGTGTGGATTGACCTTCACTAGTGTCAATTGAGCTACCTACCAACTTATAGAGTACTCATTCTACTTTTTAATAGATATCTCCGTTGATTTTTTTAcgtaacgtttgatcattcgtcttattcagaaaatatatataaatatcttttgttttcttataatttatcactaaataaattttaagtacGACTCATAGTTTAGCATATTTAcactgtttttttaaataagacaattGGTCAAACattattttaaaagttattaaCGGTGTCATCTACTTAAAAACGGAGGTAGCATCATGCATGTATCTACGaccctttttttattataaagtCATGAGTAGCAGCTTAAGAACCTCATCTTCAACATCAATACAAAATTTTAGACCCAAAAAAATTGTAGGAGGCAATCTTTTCGTTAACACTCATTCAGTAGTAATTCAGGCTCACAAAATTAGCCTGAACTAACTCAAAGGGAATCGCTTGCGGCTACAACCTTGCTGATCGCACTGACCACCATGAACCAGCAAAGACGCTAGAAACAACTTGATTGCTATTGTGTAGGATCCAAAATCATGAAATACCATATTTACAAAGTTCATacatatggtaaaaaaaatggtatacaCTTATAGCAaggttaatagtatagcccactactagctccgaATCATCTAatgccaatgtaatagccaattcatacaatagttgcttactatactattaatacatggttccacctgtcatacacatattacgttttggagtccgtgctgcagctggctacagatctgtagcccctTGCTTTTCTCTCgctttctttatttctttaaaatatgtttatagctggcttatagcctgctattgtacctgctcttacagTGGCAGTAGTTGCAACGACGACATGCCAGGAACGCCGCCTGCCTCATCATTGTGAAGGCAAACAATTCTGTCAATATAATGCAAAATCTTTCTTACCAAGGCGAAAGTTTCGCGATGCATCATGCGGATTTGTGTTTCTCtttgggggggagggggtggagggAGGTGACGCGCACTTCCTCCGTTAGTTCACGCTAATGACAGTAATTAGAAAAAATTGTGAAGATTTTTTTGGGGAGTTTTTTTTACTAATggattgaaaattttttaagttggatttgaaaactttcgacttaagatttaaattttaaagtcaaattttgaaaacttccaactcagattcgaaaactttcaagtctagatttaaagattttgaaaaattttcaacttgaaattcgaaaattttcaactcgagatttgaaaacttccatgtccagatttgaaaattttgaaaatttcaacttgagattcgaaaatttttaactcgagatttgaaaactttcaactcaagattcaaaaactttcaagtccagatttgaaaactttcaacttgagaactcgagatttgaaaactttcaagtccaaatttaaaaatttttaagttcagatttaaaaattactaGTAAACTAATCACTAGTAAAAATAGGAAACTAATCACTAGTAAAACTAATTACGAATTTTTCTTCTACCCATACGGCATCAAACTgcgaaaaaagcaaaaaaaaagaaaagaaaaaaagaaacggcGGTAGGTTAGCGAAAATAAAAAGTATCGTGCGCGCGTGCGTGGGCCGTGTGAGCCGGGAATGCGCGCCAGCAGTGCGCGCGCGAATTAGCATTCTCGTTCTCTGGGAGCGTCTTCCACCAAATCCCACAACATGAGCAGCTCAGAAATATGTCCTAGATATAAACCATCCGTGAGCATCACTCTCAAGTTTTACTATTTTATCTCTCTCACATCCTCGAATGTTTTGCCGTTGACGAGAGAATTTTGGGGAGATGAGAAAATACGTAAGCATCACTCTCAAGTTTTACTACTTTATCTCTCTCACGTCATCGAATGTTTTGCCGTTGACGAGAGAATTTTGGGGAGATGAGAAAGTGGATTATAGTAGAGTTGTCGCCATcccgtgcgttgcacgggttattattattattattattattattattattattattattattattattattattattattattattattattattattattattattattaaaaattttTACGTTAAATATGTTGGTTATTCATAGCggcttataataaaaaaaatttcatgtcaTTTACAACTTTCTGAttattaattttagaattaaattAATATGGGAAGCTAAATTGAGAATCCAAGATGGGTTCTCCGTATTTATTAATTCAAAATCATTTACGAATTATGGGGTTTAGGATAAAAATGTCACTTATAATTTACAATTATCAATTTGgaatttcaaaattaaattgataaagTCCAAATAGATACAATTCTGTATCTCTATTGATTCTTagttttagagaaaaaaaaaacaaatcctgaATAGTCCTTGGTATCGCCCATGCCATGTTCTATCTAACACAAATTCTCAATATAATATACTTTCGCAATAATACTTTTAAAATATCCAATGACATGAATAGCAATAATATGCCATGGGCTGTATACAGTACGCATAAGGATAATATGGACAACACATTTGAAAATTAGTTATTAGTTGTTAGTTTTCTTTCAGAAAGATATAGATCAATATATATTCTTTGTTTACAGATTAAGATCAAATAAATAATCCAAATTTTATAGTGAGCATGAGATTTATGCCGTTAATCAACCTGATTTCTTTGACAATGTACTTATGAGTTATGAGAAAACAGATATTGAATTGATATAAGATTAGCAGCATAATTTATTATTTCAATCAAAATAAAGCAAATTCATGGATGTCTTGAATTAGGCAAATAGAACATGCATGTTTGGCATAATACATCCGAGAATGTGTTGAAATTAATAGAAGATGCAAATTCAGCTGTACATGTGTAGATTACAGATGAGGTGATCAACCATAGATGAATCTCTTTCTGTTCATCGGACTCAACTGTCAGACATAAATATTAATATTAGTGCTActtccatttttatttttaatagatgacgtcgttAACTTTAGAAATAACATCTGACtacttgttttattaaaaaatagtgtaAATATGCTGAAGTGTGAGTCAGATTTAAAGTATATTTAATTAAAAACATACCTCAACAAAATAAGAAACATCATATAATTTTAAatgagatatatattttttataggaaAAATAGTCAAATGTCATGTCAAAAGTTAGTGGTATcactatctattatatactaaaagtccattaaacttcctacaaacgcttctaaaccTCTACGTAGCACTCCTATAAATGCTCCTataccgccacgtggcactttaATTTAAACTGGTGGACCTAATATTTTAaacaattaaattaataatttccACCATTAAATATTATCTTCAAGAAAAAAATCGGCACGTTCCCCTCTCTGTTCACAAGTTCAGGTAATATACGTTccgaaagaaaagaggaaataCGTGCGCATGTATGTACTTACTCCCCTCCCACACCCTCTACCCTCCCCATCCGTGTCTCTCCTATTTATTTCCTATTTTTTAGCCAACAACCAAATACATACATAGAAATTGTTTATATACAGATcgatatattaattaatacgACATGAATtatctattattattatatagtaaaagtctattaaaagtaatacaaacgctctcaagctgtGACGACGCTCTTATAAATTAAagtaaatataagaaattctgagaaaaaaaatcatcttacCCAAACCTATCGACCTTATCCGTCAGAGTGCGTATGAACAACACATGTATATAGTTGCCTCCTCACCGATGAGACGAACCCACTGGCTCTCGCCTCATTTTTTTCCTTACAACAATTAATTTAACCACCGAATAAAAGAAGATTCTAAAAATTACCTAAAAAAATATCCaccttaattttttaataaaattggtGGATTAATTACTTCATACCATTAGACATCTAACAACTTTCTAccaacttaattatatttcttAACTTGTATACGAGGTCTGTTTACCTATACAAATATGTAAAGCTAAATCAATGTACAAAGGTACAAATAAATCCGTCTATGAATGAAGCTCTTTTTTATTACTATATATCTCCGTCCTATAATGGATCCTAACATTTTATAAGAATTAAGGAGGAACGAAAAATACTAAGATACCCATTATTAAATAAGGCTCATTAAATAAGGGTATGTAGAGAGTTAGAAGATGGTTAGAGTAATGTTGgataaaaattaaatgaagaatggCTGGAGTAGTAttaaaaatcccttatattttaggttaaaatttgaatccttcgatttatggatggaggtagtagtacgTGACTATGTCTTTAATTAGATAAAAAAGTCATATTatcatatttttaatagaaaattccttaaattaatatatcctaaaatatacAGAGACATATTTAgtatacaagaaaaaaaatataacttaaaagtttaaattaagattctaaatattttaaaaaagaaacacatgTAGTAGAAAATGATAGTTTCATATGAACCAGCTCCATTGTTGTGACatatttttctcataaatttaaGATGACATGTGTAAATAATTTTAGTTTATAATTTGTAGCTACTTTAGTTTAAAATAGTCAACCTAAAAATAATATGGTTGGAGGGGCAATGCCTTATTAGCTACACTCTTGCTTAACTAGCAAGATGAAACTACTCAAGTGCA is from Oryza sativa Japonica Group chromosome 9, ASM3414082v1 and encodes:
- the LOC107275611 gene encoding uncharacterized protein, with translation MEERDWSSLPSDVLAVILERLRWSSHPSFALTCRHWRSAVSPFYPAWITPLLLSTAHVGVTNIRYYSPYYHKNFEVGGKDGDHAGAKICCAAGRHLTLDSPSAVLDVELVTGNINKVPHIYRGNFDFVIYDDRAHRIFGIDAVLPLKIGYANWNSDDGVWEDWTLMELGINGPRLLPSPVTNPVIHCGLIYLLNDQGGLVMYDPCKHDEGFEFLDNPTSFGFKHYNSYLVESDQHELMAVLLGRRGTLNHVIKLNEKKMEWEKVESLQGRTLFTGTLTSMVKKTKFKWMEDRVFLPVFYKWPDTIHADLISRDDELAFV